Proteins encoded together in one uncultured Desulfosarcina sp. window:
- a CDS encoding glyceraldehyde 3-phosphate dehydrogenase NAD-binding domain-containing protein — protein sequence MAAVQNSPVIRCAINGFGRIGRGILRALYEYRRWPVTIVAINDLAAPETVVHLTRFDSTHGRFPMPVREEDGWLWVGEDRIRLLRQERLSSRAWEKLEIDVVLECTGRIKSGRAARQHLDAGAGKVLISNPADDRVEATIVYGLNHNELTGREAIVSNASCTSNCVIPVIEVLDRAFGIACGNITTIHAAMNDQPVIDCSCSNLRLCRAAGVSIVPVDTRLDRGIERILPRFAGRFQTTALRVPTLNVTAMDLHLCLERPASADGINAALKEAADSRFSSIMDYCDIPVASIDFNHDPHSCIVDATQTRVCENGLTKLLVWCDNEWGFANRMLDTVTAMMKTPA from the coding sequence ATGGCCGCCGTTCAAAATTCCCCTGTAATTCGCTGTGCCATCAACGGCTTCGGCCGCATCGGCCGCGGCATTCTGAGGGCCCTGTACGAATATCGCCGCTGGCCCGTGACGATCGTTGCCATCAACGACCTGGCCGCACCGGAAACCGTCGTGCACCTGACCCGCTTCGACTCCACGCACGGTCGTTTTCCGATGCCGGTGCGGGAAGAAGACGGTTGGCTATGGGTCGGGGAAGACCGCATCCGGCTGCTGCGCCAGGAGAGGCTTTCATCGCGGGCCTGGGAAAAGTTGGAGATCGACGTGGTGCTGGAGTGTACCGGCCGGATCAAGAGCGGAAGGGCTGCCCGGCAGCACCTGGATGCCGGCGCCGGCAAGGTGCTGATCTCCAATCCGGCCGACGATAGGGTGGAGGCGACCATTGTATACGGCCTCAACCATAATGAACTGACCGGCCGGGAGGCCATCGTATCCAATGCCTCCTGCACCTCCAACTGCGTCATCCCCGTGATCGAGGTGCTGGACCGGGCCTTTGGCATCGCCTGCGGCAACATCACCACCATCCACGCGGCCATGAACGATCAGCCGGTGATCGATTGCAGCTGTTCGAACCTGCGCCTGTGCCGGGCGGCCGGCGTCTCCATCGTTCCGGTGGACACCCGTCTGGACAGGGGCATTGAACGGATTCTGCCGCGGTTTGCCGGCCGTTTCCAGACCACTGCGCTGCGGGTGCCAACCTTGAACGTGACGGCTATGGACCTGCATCTGTGCCTGGAAAGACCGGCTTCGGCGGACGGGATCAATGCCGCGCTCAAGGAGGCGGCCGACAGCCGCTTTTCCAGCATCATGGACTATTGCGATATCCCCGTGGCGTCCATCGACTTTAACCACGATCCCCATTCGTGCATTGTCGACGCTACCCAGACCCGTGTTTGTGAAAACGGACTGACCAAACTGCTGGTCTGGTGCGACAACGAATGGGGCTTTGCCAACCGCATGCTGGACACGGTAACGGCGATGATGAAAACGCCCGCCTGA
- a CDS encoding tRNA 4-thiouridine(8) synthase ThiI — protein MTSGNKTIRALGLCSGGLDSILSALVLKDQGIDVHWVTFETPFFSADKARKASKTTGIPLTVQTITPVYMEMMRSPTTIFGKNMNPCMDCHALMFRLAGELMNEKGFDFLFSGEVLGQRPMSQNRTSLRYVEKHSGYDGYILRPLSTKCLPETIAEKEGWVDRERLPGISGRSRKIQMQMAEQYGLTDFPAPAGGCLLTDKIFSRRLKDLFDHQDAIGESDLELLKSGRHLRLDAATKIVVGRTRQDNEQIGKWIDPKAHMVLKVENFPGPLVAMPANGCEPMMMLAASICAGYSKAPDDQPTTVIVQQGPKRRKVTVLGIPPAQSKRFMI, from the coding sequence ATGACATCCGGTAACAAGACCATACGTGCCCTGGGGCTCTGCTCCGGAGGCCTGGACAGTATTCTCAGTGCGCTGGTGCTGAAAGATCAGGGGATCGACGTACACTGGGTCACTTTCGAGACCCCGTTTTTCTCGGCGGACAAAGCCCGCAAGGCATCGAAAACTACAGGCATACCGTTGACCGTTCAGACCATCACCCCGGTTTACATGGAGATGATGCGTTCGCCAACGACGATATTCGGCAAGAACATGAACCCCTGCATGGACTGCCATGCCCTGATGTTCCGTCTGGCCGGTGAACTCATGAACGAAAAGGGATTCGATTTCCTCTTTTCCGGCGAGGTGCTCGGCCAGCGCCCCATGAGCCAGAACCGTACCTCCCTGCGCTACGTGGAGAAGCATTCCGGGTACGATGGCTATATCCTGCGCCCGCTTTCCACAAAGTGCCTGCCGGAAACCATCGCCGAAAAAGAAGGCTGGGTGGACCGGGAGCGGTTGCCGGGAATTTCCGGCCGGTCCAGAAAAATCCAGATGCAGATGGCCGAACAATACGGCCTCACCGATTTTCCCGCGCCTGCCGGCGGCTGCCTGCTGACCGACAAGATCTTCAGCCGCAGGCTAAAGGATCTGTTCGACCACCAGGACGCCATCGGTGAAAGCGACCTGGAATTGCTCAAGTCCGGACGCCACCTGCGCCTGGACGCGGCGACCAAGATCGTGGTGGGCCGCACCCGCCAGGACAATGAGCAAATCGGCAAATGGATCGATCCGAAGGCGCACATGGTGCTGAAAGTCGAGAATTTTCCAGGGCCTCTGGTGGCCATGCCGGCAAACGGCTGCGAGCCCATGATGATGCTTGCGGCCTCTATTTGTGCCGGATACAGCAAGGCGCCCGACGATCAGCCCACGACGGTGATTGTGCAGCAGGGACCCAAGCGCAGGAAAGTGACGGTGCTGGGGATACCGCCGGCGCAAAGCAAGAGGTTTATGATTTGA
- a CDS encoding xanthine dehydrogenase family protein subunit M has product MAVPRFDYVAPATLEEAILALVDGGTGTRIMAGGTDLIVRIRHRMASPQRIVSLKRISGLEAIVFDKKKGLTIGATALLADVAAHPQIRRHYPTVAQAAGGTANVQVRNMGTVVGNLCNASPSADNAPTLLAMGASVNIAGPEGGRSLPLDQFFQGPGITALEKGEIVTSVFVPLPPAGNGTAYLSLSQRGKLDCSAVGVGTMVVVEKDRCIDARLVVGACAPVPMRTPKAEKQLIGQKMTDTLIRSAAKTASQETAPIDDLRASAAYRWKMVTVLTIRALVDARKMALGKK; this is encoded by the coding sequence ATGGCAGTCCCCCGATTCGATTATGTCGCTCCCGCGACTTTAGAAGAAGCTATCCTTGCACTGGTCGACGGCGGCACCGGCACCCGGATCATGGCCGGCGGCACCGATCTTATAGTCAGAATCCGCCACCGCATGGCGTCTCCGCAACGCATCGTCAGCCTGAAACGCATTTCCGGTCTGGAAGCCATCGTTTTTGACAAAAAAAAGGGACTCACCATCGGTGCCACGGCCCTGCTGGCCGATGTGGCGGCCCATCCGCAGATCCGCCGCCATTATCCCACCGTGGCCCAGGCCGCCGGCGGAACCGCCAATGTGCAGGTGCGCAACATGGGCACCGTGGTAGGCAACCTGTGCAACGCCTCGCCATCGGCGGACAATGCCCCCACCCTGTTGGCCATGGGGGCCAGCGTCAATATCGCCGGACCCGAGGGCGGCCGTAGCCTGCCCCTGGACCAGTTTTTCCAGGGACCGGGGATCACCGCCCTGGAAAAAGGCGAGATTGTCACCTCGGTTTTCGTTCCCCTGCCCCCGGCCGGAAACGGGACGGCTTATCTGAGCCTCTCCCAGCGGGGCAAGCTGGACTGTTCGGCCGTGGGGGTGGGCACCATGGTCGTTGTCGAAAAAGATCGCTGCATCGATGCCCGGCTGGTGGTCGGTGCCTGCGCCCCGGTCCCCATGCGGACCCCGAAGGCCGAAAAGCAGTTGATCGGCCAAAAGATGACCGACACCCTGATTCGCAGCGCCGCGAAGACCGCATCCCAGGAGACCGCACCCATCGACGATCTGCGGGCCAGTGCGGCCTATCGCTGGAAAATGGTGACGGTGCTGACCATCCGCGCACTGGTCGACGCCCGCAAAATGGCGCTTGGCAAAAAATGA
- a CDS encoding molybdopterin cofactor-binding domain-containing protein, which translates to MKPTLIGKDLPRTDGRAKATGQAVYADDIKLPGMLFGKLLRSPLPHARIVNIDTRKAKKIPGVHSVITGQDIPRVTYGNWRLFPGTQDEYALAIDRVRFIGDEVAAVAAVDRDTAEEAVEQIRVEYEELPGVFDVPSALAKGAPVIHEASPTNISIDRKIAYGDIQAGFKASDYVREDTFTVHAVSHTYLEPCACVAQCDSDGRITLWTSTQTPYIVQCLLASTLNMRENDIRVIKPAVGGGFGGKMELRPWEFCAAFMARRTGRPVKFTLTREEEFIAGRRRHPMILKSKVGFKSDGTLVAKDLHIYLDGGAYNAMGPTATFLSGNFGAMLYRYPNYRYLGEHVYTNKPPASAMRGFGAPQTLFAAETQMNMAAEELGIDPIAIRLKNAMVSGDELPGVATISSCGFIESLKAVRRISGWSRKRKSRKNGRGVGIGCYSFISGGVFNWFNTQYPFSAAEVRAFDDGTVHLLTMASDIGQGSDTVLKQILAEALGLKMEDVRLTAADTAMTPQADLGSWGSRVTLMAGNAVLDAAKKIKAKLAGAVSARFDLNVIFDIEFADGRVFAAGKPDRGMTFGEAVAFVQKTQRGEPLVARGSYTPRGKGLVTPAFSFGAQVAAVNVDTETGRVVVEKMWTAHDCGTVLNPMAVEGQLEGSIHMGLGYALSEQFVMEGGKTLNTTFLDYKIPHAADMPPGESVCIETYEPEGPMGAKEAGEGLVSPTAPAIAEAVFHATGYRCKDLPITPEKILKGLGKL; encoded by the coding sequence ATGAAACCAACGCTCATCGGCAAGGACCTGCCCCGCACGGACGGTCGCGCCAAGGCCACCGGCCAGGCCGTCTACGCCGACGATATCAAGCTGCCCGGCATGCTATTCGGCAAACTGCTCCGCAGCCCTTTGCCCCATGCCCGCATCGTTAATATCGATACCCGTAAGGCCAAAAAAATCCCCGGGGTTCACAGTGTCATCACCGGGCAGGACATCCCCCGGGTCACCTACGGCAATTGGCGCCTTTTTCCCGGCACCCAGGACGAGTACGCGCTGGCCATAGACCGGGTCCGTTTCATCGGCGACGAAGTGGCGGCCGTGGCCGCTGTCGATCGCGACACCGCCGAGGAGGCCGTCGAGCAGATCCGGGTCGAGTACGAAGAACTGCCCGGCGTCTTCGATGTACCATCGGCCCTGGCCAAGGGGGCTCCGGTGATCCACGAGGCCTCGCCCACCAATATCAGCATCGACCGCAAGATCGCCTATGGCGACATTCAGGCCGGATTTAAAGCATCCGATTACGTGCGTGAGGATACCTTCACCGTCCACGCCGTCAGCCATACCTATCTGGAGCCCTGCGCCTGTGTGGCCCAATGCGATTCGGACGGACGCATCACCTTGTGGACCTCCACCCAGACCCCTTACATCGTCCAGTGCCTGCTGGCATCGACGCTGAATATGCGCGAAAACGACATCCGGGTGATCAAACCCGCCGTGGGCGGCGGATTCGGCGGCAAAATGGAGCTGCGGCCCTGGGAGTTCTGTGCGGCCTTTATGGCCCGCCGGACCGGCCGGCCGGTGAAGTTCACCCTCACCCGCGAAGAGGAATTCATTGCCGGGCGGAGGCGCCACCCCATGATCCTCAAATCCAAAGTGGGTTTCAAAAGCGACGGCACCCTGGTGGCCAAGGACCTGCACATTTATCTGGACGGCGGTGCCTACAACGCCATGGGTCCTACGGCAACCTTTCTGTCCGGCAACTTCGGGGCCATGCTCTATCGCTACCCCAACTACCGCTACCTGGGCGAACACGTCTACACCAACAAGCCTCCGGCCAGCGCCATGCGCGGCTTTGGCGCCCCCCAGACCCTTTTCGCCGCCGAAACCCAGATGAACATGGCCGCCGAGGAACTGGGCATTGATCCCATCGCCATCCGCCTGAAAAACGCCATGGTTTCCGGCGACGAACTGCCCGGCGTGGCCACCATCAGCTCCTGCGGATTCATCGAGTCCCTTAAAGCGGTGCGGCGCATCAGCGGCTGGTCCCGCAAACGCAAAAGCCGGAAGAACGGCCGGGGGGTGGGCATCGGCTGCTACAGCTTCATCTCCGGCGGCGTCTTCAACTGGTTCAACACCCAGTACCCCTTTTCGGCGGCCGAGGTGCGCGCCTTTGACGACGGCACCGTCCACCTGCTCACCATGGCATCGGACATCGGCCAGGGCTCGGATACGGTGCTCAAGCAGATTCTGGCCGAAGCCCTGGGATTGAAAATGGAGGATGTCCGCCTGACCGCGGCCGATACGGCCATGACCCCCCAGGCGGACCTGGGCTCATGGGGCAGCCGGGTGACCCTCATGGCCGGCAACGCCGTGCTGGATGCCGCCAAAAAGATCAAGGCCAAGCTGGCCGGCGCGGTCTCGGCCCGCTTCGATCTGAACGTAATTTTCGACATTGAGTTTGCCGACGGCCGGGTGTTCGCGGCCGGCAAGCCGGATCGGGGCATGACCTTCGGGGAAGCGGTGGCCTTCGTGCAGAAAACCCAGCGGGGCGAGCCCCTGGTGGCCCGGGGCTCCTACACGCCGCGGGGCAAGGGATTGGTGACGCCGGCCTTCAGTTTCGGCGCTCAGGTGGCCGCGGTAAACGTCGATACCGAAACCGGCCGGGTTGTGGTGGAAAAGATGTGGACGGCCCACGATTGCGGGACGGTGCTCAATCCCATGGCCGTGGAAGGGCAGTTGGAAGGCTCCATTCACATGGGGCTGGGATATGCCCTGTCGGAGCAGTTCGTCATGGAGGGCGGCAAAACGCTCAATACGACCTTTCTGGACTACAAGATCCCCCATGCCGCGGACATGCCTCCGGGCGAGTCCGTGTGCATCGAGACTTATGAACCCGAAGGTCCCATGGGGGCCAAGGAGGCCGGCGAAGGGTTGGTTTCCCCCACGGCGCCGGCCATTGCCGAGGCGGTCTTCCACGCCACCGGCTACCGTTGCAAGGACCTGCCCATCACACCGGAAAAAATTCTCAAGGGGTTGGGAAAGCTGTAA
- the nrfD gene encoding NrfD/PsrC family molybdoenzyme membrane anchor subunit, which produces MLELAVKGNKWYWGWLVVLLGVIGAGFGLYLMQLKFGLGITGMSRDVSWGFYIANFTYLVGVAAGGVMVVLPYYLHDYKAYGKITILGEFLAIAAIVMCLLFILVDLGQPMRAFNVLIYPTPNSVLFYDAIVLNGYLFLNLVIGWNVLEAERNGVHYQGWLKPLIYISIPWAVSIHTVTAYLYCGLPGRHFWLTAILAPRFLASAFAAGPALLILLCLFIRRFTNFDPGKEQIQALAKTVAYAICLNVFFFLCEVFVAFYSNIPGHTTHLKYLFVGLHGHGALVPWMWASMIFMTVGIVMTVTPATRKNETSLAIACAVIIMGTWIDKGLGMISGGFVPNPMHEVNEYVPTTPEMGITLGVYAIGALVLTVLYKMAVGVKEEVHS; this is translated from the coding sequence ATGCTTGAATTAGCCGTAAAAGGAAATAAATGGTACTGGGGATGGTTGGTCGTTCTGCTGGGTGTCATCGGTGCCGGCTTCGGGCTCTACCTGATGCAGCTCAAGTTCGGTCTCGGTATTACCGGTATGAGTCGCGACGTCTCCTGGGGATTCTACATCGCCAACTTCACCTACCTGGTCGGCGTGGCCGCCGGTGGCGTGATGGTGGTGCTGCCCTATTATCTGCATGACTACAAGGCCTACGGCAAGATCACCATTTTAGGCGAGTTTCTCGCCATCGCCGCGATCGTCATGTGCCTGCTCTTCATACTGGTCGACCTCGGGCAGCCCATGCGGGCTTTCAACGTTCTGATCTACCCGACGCCCAACAGTGTATTGTTCTATGATGCCATCGTGCTTAACGGCTACCTGTTCCTCAACCTGGTGATCGGATGGAACGTGCTGGAAGCCGAGCGCAACGGCGTTCACTACCAGGGCTGGCTCAAACCCCTGATCTACATTTCGATTCCCTGGGCCGTGAGTATTCATACGGTCACCGCCTACCTGTACTGCGGTCTTCCCGGGCGTCACTTCTGGCTGACCGCCATCCTGGCGCCGCGCTTTCTCGCTTCGGCCTTTGCCGCCGGACCCGCGTTGCTTATTCTGCTCTGTCTGTTTATCCGGCGGTTCACCAATTTCGATCCGGGCAAAGAGCAGATCCAGGCGTTGGCCAAAACCGTGGCTTATGCCATCTGTCTGAATGTTTTCTTTTTCCTGTGCGAGGTGTTCGTCGCCTTCTACAGCAACATTCCCGGCCATACCACGCATCTCAAGTACCTGTTCGTCGGCCTGCACGGCCACGGCGCCCTGGTGCCTTGGATGTGGGCCTCCATGATTTTCATGACCGTGGGCATCGTGATGACCGTCACCCCGGCCACACGCAAGAACGAGACCTCCCTGGCCATCGCCTGTGCCGTGATTATCATGGGCACCTGGATCGACAAAGGCTTGGGCATGATTTCCGGCGGGTTCGTTCCCAATCCCATGCACGAGGTCAACGAATACGTCCCCACGACGCCGGAGATGGGCATCACATTAGGTGTTTACGCCATCGGCGCGCTGGTGCTCACCGTGCTTTACAAGATGGCTGTCGGCGTCAAGGAGGAAGTTCACAGCTGA
- a CDS encoding GAF domain-containing protein, giving the protein MASDNRITVDIFKAVTQSVAHSMDLDVMANRLAQSLTAGLDIKGCAIFMLNAVTEELEILASFGLSAKYLAKGPLSAPKSINETFRGNPLVISDAGKKNKSLQYPEEARKEGIAAIVSLPMVHMGEVAGVLRLYHYEPWNVSKQDLESLQILAGIIGLAITYVRYHNTVHAVAEVLGNTFQVELTPKMGKR; this is encoded by the coding sequence ATGGCATCCGACAACAGGATTACCGTTGACATTTTCAAGGCCGTAACCCAATCCGTGGCCCACAGTATGGACCTGGACGTCATGGCCAACCGCCTGGCCCAGTCGCTCACCGCCGGTCTGGACATCAAAGGCTGCGCCATTTTTATGCTCAACGCGGTAACCGAGGAGTTGGAAATCCTGGCCAGTTTCGGCTTGTCGGCCAAATACCTCGCCAAGGGGCCATTGAGCGCGCCCAAAAGCATCAACGAAACCTTCCGGGGCAATCCGTTGGTGATCTCGGACGCCGGCAAGAAGAACAAGAGTTTGCAGTACCCGGAGGAAGCCCGCAAGGAGGGGATCGCCGCCATCGTCTCGCTGCCCATGGTTCACATGGGCGAGGTGGCCGGCGTACTGCGTTTGTACCATTACGAACCGTGGAACGTGTCCAAGCAGGATTTGGAGTCGCTGCAGATTCTGGCGGGCATTATCGGCCTGGCGATCACCTACGTAAGATATCACAACACCGTTCACGCCGTTGCCGAAGTGCTGGGCAACACCTTCCAGGTGGAGCTGACCCCGAAAATGGGCAAGCGCTGA
- a CDS encoding (2Fe-2S)-binding protein, with translation MKHDIRLTVNGDTYCLAVEPWRTLNEVLREDLNLTGTKLGCGSGDCGACTVLVDGKSVSSCLTLAVEMDGREILTVEGLAPSGEDLHPIQESFIEKGAIQCGFCTPGMEISALNLLKANPRPDDTEIRTAISGNLCRCTGYNKIVDAIAEAGRRMQPKKKQPTR, from the coding sequence ATGAAACATGACATCCGCCTGACGGTCAACGGTGACACCTATTGCCTGGCCGTGGAACCCTGGCGCACACTCAACGAGGTGCTGCGCGAAGACCTCAACCTCACGGGAACCAAACTGGGCTGCGGCTCGGGAGACTGCGGCGCCTGCACGGTCCTGGTGGACGGCAAAAGCGTCAGTTCCTGCCTGACCCTGGCCGTGGAGATGGACGGCAGAGAAATTCTCACCGTCGAGGGGTTGGCGCCGTCCGGAGAAGACCTGCATCCCATCCAGGAGTCCTTTATCGAAAAAGGGGCCATCCAGTGCGGTTTCTGCACGCCAGGCATGGAGATTTCGGCCCTGAACCTTCTCAAGGCCAACCCCCGCCCCGATGACACTGAGATCCGCACTGCCATTTCCGGCAATCTCTGCCGATGCACCGGCTACAACAAGATCGTGGACGCCATCGCCGAGGCCGGCCGCCGGATGCAACCGAAAAAGAAGCAACCCACACGATAG